The Bdellovibrionota bacterium genomic sequence GTCGTAAACCATCCGATGGCGGTCGACGAGCGACTTTCCTTCGAATTGTGTCGATACCACCAGGAGACGAAAGTGGCCGCCGCCGGAAGCCTGTGAATGCCCCAGGTGTTGAACACTCTCGTCGGCAAGTTCAAGGTGGGTGGGACTCAGTTGTTCCTGAATCGCCTTCTTCATTTGATCGATATTCATCGCGGTTCTCCCAATTGAATCGGCACAACTTCCTCGCCCGGCGAAGGTGCAAACGTTCCCTTTTCACTGAACCGCGGATCGAGAAAGCGTGAAGGCTCCAGGCGGCTCAACGCGGACCTCATCGACGCGTGCAGATCGGGGATTTCCACGGCCAACACGGAGATCAGCTGTTTTACACGTTTTCGCTTGAGATCGCTGTATTCATGTTCCGGATGCGTGGGGCAGACCGGGCATGTGCACCCGACGACCGGGAATTGGCGTTCGTGGGAATACATCGCCAGCCATCGCTCTTCGCAATACAGAATAGGCCGGATCACCGGAACGTGGCCTGCATTTGAAAGCAGCACCGGCGGTAACGCGGCCATTCGCCCTCCGTAAAACAGATTCAAACAAAGGGTCTCAATTGCGTCATCTAGGTGATGCCCGAGAGCGATCTTCGTCGCTCCGAATCGCTCCGCGGCCGTATAAAGGGCGCCCCGGCGTAATTTCGCACACATGCTACAGAACGTGCTTCCTTCGTCTTTTTTGTCGGCGACCGTTTCAAAAATTTTTTGCCGGACCAAATGAAACGGCACATCCAACCGCCGGCACTGTCTCTCGATCACCGAAGCATCAAACCCCTCCAGTCCTCCGTCAATGGTCACCGCCGAGAGCTGGAAGGAAAACGGCGCCCGTTTTCGATGCTCCGCCAGAAGACCCAAAAGAGCCCACGAATCCTTGCCGCCGGAAAGGCCGACCAAGACGTGATCGCCTCGCTGCAGCATCCGATGCTGGACCAGGGCCCGTGAAAACTGTTTCCGAATTGTAAGGGAAGTACCGTTCATAATGAAAAGGATGAAGTCGTCGACTTATCTGTTGTATAGTTCAATTGTATGGACACGACAATCACGCCGGACATGAATAGGAACATTATTTCGAATTTGCTCTTTATTGGGCTCTTGTTGGCTTCCGCTTGCGGCGATGACTCGCCGGCCGTCGGCACGGGCGCGCCATTGAGTTCGCTTTCGGAGGCGCCGACCGGCGTAGAGCTCTATACGGCACTCCTGAGCAGCCTCGAGGGAGGGGCATTCACACTCAATCGAATTGCGGCTCCTCATTCTGGAGTTCGCATGTCGTCCATCCGCGCACAATCGAGCGATTTATTCAACGAGGAAGAGTCGGTGCCCTGCCCCAACGGTGGAACGGCATCGATCAAGAGCCAGATCGTCGCCAAGGATTCAACGTCCGGTACCATCACTCTCGATATGACCTATTCAGACTGCGGAGTTACGGTCATCCTGAAAGAAAAATCCTATGCCGAAACCCTGAACGGCTCGGGTAATGTGAGCGGCGCCGTGAAAAACGATTATGCTACCGCATCGGGCGGCCTGGGACTGACGATCAGCGGCGACCTGGGGCTGTCTCTTGAATGTAGCGCGAGTGCTTCGGGCCCGATCGATGCCGAAGTGCCGGACAGCCTGGACGGTCAATGCGTATTTCGAGATTCCGAAGGCACCGAATTGATTATTTCGAAAGACGAGCTTCTGAGCCTGAACTAACCCGAATACGCCGGGTGGGCAGCGCCGCCCATATTCCCCGGCGGGCCGCGCGGGCCTCCGCTTCCAGGGACTCAAGATCGCGGTCGGCCGGAGCGAAATATCGGTACCAACGGGCGTAACCGACGCGGACGAGTTCGTGGTTGGCAATTTTTCCATCCGCCAATTTCACAATGCCAACGGTCCGTCCGTATTTATCCATGTCTTTCACGTCGATCTCGACATCTTTGCCCCAGACCAGATCGGCAAGAAACTGTCTTGCTTTATTGGCGTACGGCTCATGGCGTTCCGGCGCGTCGATCCCATATAGCCGGATCGTGACGGATTCTTGGTCGTGAAGAACTTCGATCGTATCCCCGTCGTAAACTTTCACGACATGCCCCGAAAACGATTCGGACCAGGCCGGCGTAGGGGGGTTCGCCACCTGCTTCGCGGGGCCTTGAGGCTGGCGATGACGAACCACCAATATCCCCAAGGCAACGCCCAGAAGAGGAGGTCCAATGAAATAGAGCCATCGTCCGAATGTGCGGCGTTTAGACAAACTGGACAACTCCCTTCATGATCCTACCCGATGTCGACGAAAACCTTTGACCGGAAGTATTGGGAAAATCGATGGGTGGAAGGTCAGACCGGATTCCATCAAACTACAGTTAATCCTTGCTTGCAGAAACATTTCCTCCGCGTGGGTCGCCCAAACAGCCACTGTTTGGTTCCACTCTCTGGAAAAAGTCTCGATATGGCGTGGCTCGCAACGCAGGATCAGAGAGTTACCGGTGTTGAAGTTTCTTCGGTCGCCGTCGAAGAATTCTTTAAAGAACAGAAACTGACACACGACGTTCTCCCGCTGAAGAATCGGCTCCAGCTTTACTCCGCCGAGAATATCGCCATCGTTCACGGGGATCTCTTCGATCTCTGGCCTTCGAATATTGAACCGGTGGATTGGATCTACGACCGAGCCGCGCTCATTGTCTTTCCTCCGGAGATACAGGCCCCGTACGTCCGTCACCTGGAGCGCTTTCTCCCGGTGGGGAAACAGATTCTTTTGATCAGCTTTGAATATCCGCGCAATGAAATGTCAGGTCCTCCGTTTTCTGTTACGCAAGCCGATATCCACCGGCTCTTTTCGCCCGCATTCGCCGTGGAAACCTTGGAGCGCGTGGACATTTTGAATCGTGAGCCGCGATGGAAGGAACGGGGGGTGACATCGCTTCACGAAGGCATTTACCTCCTCACCAAGCGCGGGTCCTAGTGTCCCGCACCGAGCGAATATTATCGTTGTAATTCCGTTTGCACGTCCCCCAATAGGGGATCTCGATTTCCCCGTGTCCCACAACGCGCTCCCGCCAACAGCCGAACGTGTACGTAATTTCCTTGAGATTTGAAATCTGCCCGCCGCTGCGGCTGAAATTGTAGCTCCCGCAATTCCAATCAATGAAAAACGCAGCTGTGGCCGAAGCCGAGCCGGCCAGAACCACGATTGTCATCCCCGCTGCTATTGCTACCCATCGCTTCATCCCTACCTCCTTTTAGGCGGAGGCTTTCAACCTTCCGCAACTCACATGCCGCAGGACGACATTTATCCATCACAGACCGGAACTGAGTGAAATTGGATGATTAGAACCCGTTGCCTCGCACAAGGTGAAGCAGCGCAGTACTCGTTAAGGACGAACTTCGTCCGGCCCCGGGACCGGTTGTTGGTTTGTTATCGGGGTCTAAAGATACTCTGTTCGCCGCGCCAATAATGTATCGGAAAGATTAGAAAGTTCGAGCAGGCCACAATGGACAAGGTTCGAACGTTTTTCAAGGAAGAGGCGACGAAGATTTGAGATGGCAAAGTTTGCGCCCGCCGCCAGACGGCGTCGGATCACAAACTTTGCAGCTCCCTTGCCGTCTCGAAATTTGTTGTTGGATCGACACGCCTTGCCTCTGACGAGCAACCTCGTGCCAGGCGCGCCTGTCACTCCGGTTGCAATCCGGCCTTCGGCCGGCCCGGAACCCACCAACTTCCACAAATTGGCGCGGGCATTGATTCGAGCGGGGCTGAAGGAGGCCCGCGCTTCCAAAACTATTCTGGCCAACTTGATTCCGCACCAAGCCACTGGGCCAACTGTCGATCAAATGGAACCTCGTCCTTCATTTGGGCAAGAGTGAGCTGCTCCGTCAGGGAAAGCAGTGGAAATTTGGTCAAATCGAAACCAAACGCGACTTGTGAACTAATGTAGTTGCTCTTTTTTGCTTTTTCGAAGTGTTTTGAATCACGCGCCATTCGTTCCCGAAGCTCCTTCAATTTAAGGGCGTCATTGCTTTTTTCGTAAATGCTTTCGAGACCTTTTTCGAGAATTCGTCGGGATGTCCATGCCGAAGAAAAACCAACAACATTGTCTGAAGAACGTCTCAGCGAATCTGCCATCAGCAAGGCGCTTTCTCCGAGTTTAACAGCTTGAGGGATACCCTTGTCCGACAGTGTTTCACACATACTTGCTTTAAGATGCCTCGCCAAACGAATGACCTTTACCCTCACGGTTGAATTGAACGTAGAGCTTGCTCGAAGGCCAATGATTGCCCATGCAATTGGAACTGATGGTATCTGAGGGTTGTACTTAACGATTTGATCGTATACGAGTCGCGCTGTTTCAGAATCTGGCGCAGAAAAATGCCCCTTTCGAAAGTCCATGGACATGAAATCATCTAGATCGTTGGAATTAAGTCCTTTACAGGTTGGAGTGGAGGCATTCTTTGAAGGTTCGCAACGCGTGCCTTCGCAATAATCCGCAGGCTGCCGCAGCGTTATTCTAAGAAGCTCCGGCGTTAATTCGTCTGGATCACGTTTGGACCATCGACTGAGTACCTTTTCAAATTCAGCTTTAATTGTTTCATTATTTTCTTTTTTCTCAAGAACGTATCCCATAAACACTGCTTGCATGGCTGCATTCTCTGGATATCTTCGGAGATATTCCAAGAGAGTATCGTTCAGGCTTGCTGTCTGTTTTTGATGAGCGGCAATAAATGCTGCGGCGATGGCAGCCTCTTTCGTCTTTTTGGAATCCAATTGTTTACGGATGGTTTCAAACCATTGATCGGCCGCTGCTTCTTTTTCTTTTGTATCGCATGCAATACAGAGACGGGGCTCCAATTCTTTCATGATTTTGGAGGTTGCCCGATCATCGCCGACACACGATTCGAATGGATCACATTTCGAAACTAGGCCCTCTTTCGCATATACACGTGCTGCCTGTTCTAGAATGTTTCCCGTTGGTTGATTCAATCGTTCCCGGGACAAATCGATCATAAACTGATTTGCACGCGTCTTGTGCCACCACGACGCCTGTAGATCGCCGAATATTTGTGCCGCACCTGCGATATCTCCTTTCTCGAATGCTGCATAGCCAAGAAGGGTCTTTGCAATCCGGTCACCTTTGTCGACCGCGATTCGCTCATTCGCCAAGCGTTCCACCGTTGGCCAGTCCTTCATCGCATAAGCTTTGTAAAGGTCGACTGTAGGAGTTGGGTCCGCATATCCGTCTACTGC encodes the following:
- a CDS encoding thiopurine S-methyltransferase, translated to MSTKTFDRKYWENRWVEGQTGFHQTTVNPCLQKHFLRVGRPNSHCLVPLSGKSLDMAWLATQDQRVTGVEVSSVAVEEFFKEQKLTHDVLPLKNRLQLYSAENIAIVHGDLFDLWPSNIEPVDWIYDRAALIVFPPEIQAPYVRHLERFLPVGKQILLISFEYPRNEMSGPPFSVTQADIHRLFSPAFAVETLERVDILNREPRWKERGVTSLHEGIYLLTKRGS
- a CDS encoding thermonuclease family protein — protein: MSKRRTFGRWLYFIGPPLLGVALGILVVRHRQPQGPAKQVANPPTPAWSESFSGHVVKVYDGDTIEVLHDQESVTIRLYGIDAPERHEPYANKARQFLADLVWGKDVEIDVKDMDKYGRTVGIVKLADGKIANHELVRVGYARWYRYFAPADRDLESLEAEARAARRGIWAALPTRRIRVSSGSEARLSK
- a CDS encoding BolA family protein yields the protein MNIDQMKKAIQEQLSPTHLELADESVQHLGHSQASGGGHFRLLVVSTQFEGKSLVDRHRMVYDAVNMGNNPAIHALAIRAYTPEEWKKP
- a CDS encoding ATP-binding protein — protein: MNGTSLTIRKQFSRALVQHRMLQRGDHVLVGLSGGKDSWALLGLLAEHRKRAPFSFQLSAVTIDGGLEGFDASVIERQCRRLDVPFHLVRQKIFETVADKKDEGSTFCSMCAKLRRGALYTAAERFGATKIALGHHLDDAIETLCLNLFYGGRMAALPPVLLSNAGHVPVIRPILYCEERWLAMYSHERQFPVVGCTCPVCPTHPEHEYSDLKRKRVKQLISVLAVEIPDLHASMRSALSRLEPSRFLDPRFSEKGTFAPSPGEEVVPIQLGEPR